The Janthinobacterium lividum genome has a window encoding:
- a CDS encoding ABC transporter transmembrane domain-containing protein, protein MRHIHFGPHFERLRLLYPVRWRIAAGLLCMALTVGAQLAFPQAIAYFIDNVAALTRRGVTPGMVAAMLVFSLLYALASAARFYLLQSSGHMIVMGVRRRLFDVVINQPITFFDKHHGGELNSRLTSDVSALHESLTIGAANALRSLCVFVGGIAMLLHLSPMLSLPLALFIPISLYLGKLSGSNYRQRARAISASLAASGKVAQEYFAHARLVQAFNQQGGAMARYAQAMRELLGVSLAGTRLLAVFQGAQGLLAFVALLTTLCFGAHLIGQGSLSVGELTAFVIYASMVTDTAGSISEFWNTWMRTMGSTDRIFEILRSHRAVSEAAPQPPLAGHIALRELRFSYPERTQVTALDGVSLAIRAGEKNRPGRRFGCGQVHHRQPRAGPLPA, encoded by the coding sequence ATGAGGCATATACACTTCGGCCCGCATTTTGAACGCCTGCGCCTGCTGTATCCCGTGCGCTGGCGCATTGCCGCCGGCTTGCTGTGCATGGCCCTCACCGTGGGTGCGCAGCTGGCCTTCCCGCAAGCCATCGCGTATTTCATCGACAACGTGGCGGCACTGACGCGGCGCGGCGTCACGCCTGGCATGGTCGCCGCCATGCTGGTCTTCAGCCTGTTGTATGCGCTGGCCTCGGCCGCGCGCTTCTACCTGCTGCAGTCAAGCGGCCACATGATCGTCATGGGCGTGCGCCGGCGCCTGTTCGACGTGGTGATCAACCAGCCCATCACCTTCTTCGACAAACATCACGGCGGCGAACTGAACAGCCGGCTCACATCCGACGTATCGGCCTTGCATGAAAGCCTGACCATCGGCGCGGCCAATGCCCTGCGCTCGCTGTGCGTCTTTGTGGGTGGCATCGCCATGCTGCTGCATTTGTCACCGATGCTGAGCCTGCCCCTGGCCCTGTTCATTCCCATCAGCCTGTATCTGGGTAAGTTATCAGGCAGCAATTACCGGCAGCGCGCGCGGGCCATTTCAGCCAGCCTGGCCGCCAGCGGCAAGGTGGCGCAGGAATACTTTGCCCATGCGCGCCTGGTGCAAGCGTTCAACCAGCAAGGCGGCGCCATGGCCCGCTACGCGCAAGCCATGAGAGAACTGCTGGGCGTATCGCTGGCCGGCACGCGGCTGCTGGCAGTGTTCCAGGGTGCGCAGGGTTTGCTTGCCTTCGTGGCCCTGCTGACCACGCTGTGCTTCGGCGCCCATTTGATCGGCCAGGGCAGCCTGAGCGTGGGCGAGCTGACGGCCTTCGTCATCTATGCCAGCATGGTGACGGACACGGCCGGCTCCATCAGCGAATTCTGGAACACCTGGATGCGCACCATGGGCTCGACCGACCGCATCTTCGAGATTCTGCGCAGCCACCGTGCCGTGTCCGAGGCGGCGCCGCAACCGCCACTGGCCGGCCATATCGCGCTGCGCGAGCTGCGCTTTTCGTATCCCGAGCGCACGCAGGTCACGGCACTCGACGGCGTCAGTCTGGCCATACGTGCGGGCGAAAAAAATCGCCCTGGTCGGCGCTTCGGGTGCGGGCAAGTCCACCATCGCCAGCCTCGTGCTGGGCCATTACCAGCCTGA
- a CDS encoding MauE/DoxX family redox-associated membrane protein: MLTPLLSALLADIARCSIALLLLAASVGKLRSYAAFRDNLATSFGAAPAAASVAAPALVAAELLLACWLLAGGTRLPMLLSLLLLSTLTAILIYRYFTHSVVRCSCFGEAARPVSRYDLLRNVLVVGINGAYFALAQDKAVPIATTVLAAGLAAIVCVATISLHEIATLAKAD, translated from the coding sequence ATGCTGACGCCCCTTCTGTCCGCGCTATTGGCCGATATCGCGCGCTGCAGCATCGCCTTGCTGCTGCTGGCGGCCAGCGTGGGCAAGCTGCGCAGTTATGCCGCCTTCCGCGACAATCTGGCTACCTCGTTCGGCGCGGCGCCCGCCGCCGCCAGCGTGGCCGCGCCCGCCCTGGTGGCGGCAGAGCTGCTGCTGGCCTGCTGGCTGCTGGCCGGCGGCACGCGTCTGCCGATGTTGCTGTCGCTATTGCTGCTGAGCACGCTCACCGCCATCCTGATCTACCGTTACTTCACGCACAGCGTGGTGCGCTGCAGTTGTTTTGGCGAAGCAGCGCGTCCCGTCTCGCGCTACGACTTGCTGCGCAATGTGCTGGTAGTCGGCATCAACGGCGCCTACTTTGCGCTGGCGCAAGACAAGGCCGTGCCCATCGCCACCACTGTATTGGCCGCCGGCCTGGCGGCCATCGTCTGCGTGGCCACGATTTCCCTGCACGAGATCGCCACTTTGGCAAAGGCCGACTGA
- a CDS encoding MvdC/MvdD family ATP grasp protein has protein sequence MHKKVLIISHSGDLHVDLVASILAARGHAPFRIDLDAFPRDYQLCQRLQDGRASARLRHLPDGDWLDLQQVGAVWIRKAADYAYASAELTLQERAYAQLETEQAIFSVLYGLDCYWLSHPLALRGAQWKGEQLARAARMGFRVPATVITNVPDDVRAFRAGVKGPIIFKSMSTPSLAAEAVDDVDRVSAGIGIGTTIVDDAMLDSLDAVSELSCQFQEYIAKQYELRITVIGKQLFAARLYSQDDARTAIDSRDMSAPIRYEACTLPDDIRQRCLDFVHSYGLEYGALDLIVTPQGEYVFLENNPVGQFLYVQQLVPALPLLESVAATLIEGAVCRSQT, from the coding sequence ATGCACAAAAAGGTCTTGATTATCAGCCATAGCGGCGATCTGCACGTCGACCTGGTCGCATCCATCCTCGCCGCCCGCGGCCATGCTCCCTTCCGTATCGACCTCGACGCCTTTCCCCGCGATTACCAGCTGTGCCAGCGCCTGCAGGACGGCCGCGCCAGCGCGCGCTTGCGCCACTTGCCCGATGGCGACTGGCTTGACTTGCAGCAAGTGGGCGCCGTCTGGATACGCAAGGCGGCCGACTATGCCTACGCCAGCGCCGAGCTGACACTGCAGGAACGCGCCTACGCTCAGCTGGAAACGGAGCAAGCCATCTTCAGCGTGCTGTACGGGCTCGATTGCTACTGGCTCAGCCATCCGCTGGCCCTGCGCGGCGCACAATGGAAAGGCGAACAGCTTGCGCGGGCCGCGCGCATGGGCTTTCGCGTACCCGCCACCGTGATCACCAACGTGCCCGACGACGTGCGCGCTTTCCGCGCGGGCGTCAAAGGTCCCATCATTTTCAAGAGCATGTCCACGCCCAGCCTGGCCGCCGAAGCCGTCGACGACGTTGACAGGGTCAGCGCCGGCATCGGCATCGGCACCACCATCGTCGACGATGCCATGCTCGACAGCCTGGATGCCGTCAGCGAACTGAGCTGCCAGTTCCAGGAATATATCGCCAAGCAATACGAACTGCGGATTACCGTAATCGGCAAGCAACTGTTTGCCGCGCGCCTGTATTCCCAGGACGATGCGCGCACGGCCATCGATTCGCGCGACATGTCGGCCCCCATCCGCTATGAGGCGTGCACCTTGCCGGACGACATACGCCAGCGCTGCCTCGATTTTGTGCACAGCTATGGCCTCGAGTATGGCGCGCTGGACCTCATCGTCACGCCGCAGGGCGAGTATGTTTTCCTCGAAAACAATCCTGTTGGTCAATTTTTATATGTGCAACAACTGGTGCCCGCCTTGCCCCTGCTGGAAAGCGTGGCCGCAACCCTGATCGAAGGAGCCGTATGCCGCAGCCAGACCTGA
- a CDS encoding serine hydrolase, whose product MNSRLLSVLLVMALAAVPVGVVAAAPATQSQTLRTEQDIAAFVLGEMQERQIPGLQLVVIQGGKVVLKRNFGLASLQYQVPVTDASLFSINSATKAFAGVAVMQLVQQGKIDLAAPIGQYLTGLPSAWQAVTVTQLLNHTSGLPDVLDQRSGKLVGPQPDDADAAWQAVQALPVEAQPGERYRYNQTNYVLLAQLIERQSGQPFVSFVQRQQFDVAGMPHSGFGDAKDVVANKASSYMLDRGGKGYRNVNEDFPVFMRAGAGINSNAGELANWLIALQSGRLLASASVERLWQPTSLKDGKPATWALGWPTIGRDGHRAVAGIGGARSAFYVYPNDGLAVIILSNLAGGQPEQLIDTVAGFYIPALRQQRGGAYAAHLLRNNAASTGFDGLDKKLAVIRRQHGLPDPTENDLNAWGYRLLGRQQPKQAVAVFQLGVQLYPQGANGHDSLAEAYEADGAKALAITHYRRSLELDPANTHAVARLRVLDAD is encoded by the coding sequence TTGAACTCACGCCTTCTGTCTGTCCTGCTCGTCATGGCGCTTGCCGCCGTTCCCGTCGGCGTCGTGGCCGCCGCCCCCGCCACCCAGTCCCAGACACTGCGCACGGAACAGGATATTGCCGCCTTCGTGCTTGGCGAAATGCAGGAGCGCCAGATTCCAGGGCTGCAACTGGTGGTGATCCAAGGTGGCAAGGTTGTGCTGAAGCGCAACTTCGGCCTGGCCAGCCTGCAATACCAGGTACCGGTGACGGACGCCAGCCTGTTTTCCATCAATTCGGCAACGAAAGCATTTGCGGGAGTGGCCGTGATGCAGCTGGTGCAGCAGGGCAAGATCGACCTGGCGGCGCCGATCGGCCAATACCTGACGGGGCTGCCATCGGCCTGGCAAGCCGTGACGGTGACGCAATTGCTCAACCATACCTCGGGCTTGCCCGATGTGCTGGATCAGCGCAGCGGCAAGCTGGTGGGCCCGCAGCCGGACGACGCCGACGCGGCGTGGCAAGCCGTGCAGGCGCTGCCCGTGGAAGCCCAGCCTGGCGAGCGCTACCGCTATAACCAGACCAATTACGTGTTGCTGGCGCAATTGATCGAGCGGCAAAGCGGCCAGCCCTTTGTCTCTTTCGTCCAGCGCCAGCAGTTTGACGTGGCGGGTATGCCGCACAGCGGCTTTGGCGACGCGAAGGACGTGGTCGCCAACAAGGCCAGCTCCTACATGCTGGACAGGGGCGGCAAGGGCTACCGTAACGTGAACGAAGACTTTCCTGTGTTCATGCGCGCCGGGGCAGGCATCAACAGCAATGCGGGCGAGCTGGCGAACTGGCTCATCGCGCTACAGTCGGGGCGCCTGCTGGCGAGCGCCAGTGTGGAACGGCTGTGGCAGCCGACCAGCTTGAAGGACGGCAAGCCGGCGACCTGGGCGCTGGGCTGGCCCACCATCGGCCGCGATGGCCACCGCGCCGTGGCCGGCATCGGCGGCGCCCGCTCAGCCTTTTATGTGTATCCGAACGATGGCCTGGCCGTCATTATCCTGAGTAACCTGGCCGGCGGCCAGCCGGAACAGCTGATCGACACCGTCGCCGGCTTTTACATTCCCGCCCTGCGCCAGCAGCGTGGCGGCGCGTATGCCGCGCACCTGCTGCGCAACAACGCTGCCAGCACAGGCTTTGACGGGCTGGACAAGAAACTGGCGGTCATCCGGCGCCAGCATGGACTGCCCGACCCCACAGAAAACGACTTGAATGCCTGGGGTTACCGCCTGCTGGGCCGGCAGCAGCCGAAACAGGCGGTCGCCGTCTTCCAGCTAGGCGTGCAGCTGTACCCGCAAGGGGCGAACGGCCACGACAGCCTGGCCGAAGCGTACGAGGCGGATGGCGCCAAGGCGCTGGCCATCACGCATTACCGCCGTTCGCTCGAGCTCGACCCGGCCAACACGCATGCCGTGGCGCGCCTGCGCGTGCTGGACGCCGACTAG
- a CDS encoding type 1 glutamine amidotransferase family protein, which yields MTRAITILTENFADWETALINSTARLYYGFYTEFATPGGLPVTSSGGMLVTPQLALEEIVLEELDLLMVCGGSHWQSGKAPDLSPLLRAARDKGVVLAGICDGTRVLAQAGVLDTVRHTSNSADNLTETGYAGAALYQDVPWAVADQRIVTAPGTAPVSFTKEVLRALGIDDENLAAYLAMHGAEHGKTAR from the coding sequence ATGACACGTGCCATCACCATTTTGACCGAGAACTTTGCCGATTGGGAAACCGCCCTGATCAATTCCACGGCGCGCCTGTACTATGGCTTTTACACAGAGTTCGCCACGCCGGGCGGCTTGCCCGTCACCTCGTCCGGGGGCATGCTGGTCACGCCGCAACTGGCGCTGGAAGAGATTGTGCTCGAGGAACTCGATTTGCTGATGGTATGCGGCGGCAGTCACTGGCAAAGCGGCAAGGCGCCCGATCTGAGTCCGTTGCTGCGCGCCGCCCGTGACAAGGGCGTGGTGCTGGCCGGCATTTGCGACGGCACGCGCGTACTGGCGCAGGCGGGCGTGCTCGACACCGTGCGCCACACGTCCAATTCCGCCGACAACCTGACAGAGACCGGCTATGCGGGCGCCGCCCTGTACCAGGATGTGCCGTGGGCCGTGGCCGACCAGCGCATCGTCACGGCGCCCGGCACGGCGCCCGTCAGCTTCACAAAGGAAGTCTTGCGCGCCCTGGGCATCGATGATGAAAATCTGGCGGCCTACCTGGCCATGCACGGTGCCGAGCACGGCAAGACGGCTCGCTAG
- a CDS encoding phosphoethanolamine transferase encodes MRQIKRKRASFFLHNIVALAQAAGCFLLVTAAVLLADRQLQRWQAARDVAAPGLPQKCFAVSMAIFLALLHVNTTMRRENPALFWPLRYQQYSAQLEAMQSMQHALTAAMAAPRDWNVRYAGEDARTVILVIGESTNRASMSLYGYARATTPQLDAMRAKLLVFNDVISPAASTVESMMTMLTPADIGNPDAWMVKPNVLMLAEAAGYKTFWVSNQTRNDGWIGLLAGQADESDFINYGTGRGENNFDGNLFQPFAHALRDAAPKKLIVVHLLGAHPSYDMRYPSRFAHFDRAHDAVSAQMENQGRSSWIRNQRDEYDNAIRYGDYVLGTLIGMAEKAKTDHAASLLFVSDHGQEVGYSRNHAGHSASDKSGYEIPMLIWNNQQAPQSAAARAALESRPYQTDKLDATVLGLLKIETRYYAAQDDILSSAFTPVRRFMNGLQYQRGAPLGR; translated from the coding sequence TTGCGACAGATCAAGCGGAAACGGGCGAGTTTTTTCCTGCACAACATCGTCGCCCTGGCGCAAGCGGCCGGCTGCTTCCTGCTGGTGACGGCGGCGGTGCTGCTGGCCGACCGCCAACTGCAGCGCTGGCAGGCGGCGCGCGACGTTGCGGCGCCGGGCCTGCCGCAAAAATGCTTTGCCGTCAGCATGGCCATCTTTCTCGCGCTGCTGCACGTCAACACCACCATGCGGCGCGAAAATCCGGCCCTGTTCTGGCCGCTGCGTTACCAGCAGTACAGCGCGCAACTGGAAGCCATGCAATCGATGCAGCATGCGCTGACGGCGGCCATGGCCGCGCCGCGCGACTGGAACGTGCGCTATGCGGGCGAGGATGCTCGCACCGTTATCCTCGTGATCGGCGAGAGCACCAACCGCGCCTCGATGTCGCTGTACGGCTATGCGCGCGCCACCACGCCCCAGCTCGACGCCATGCGGGCCAAGCTGCTGGTGTTCAATGACGTGATTTCGCCGGCCGCCAGCACGGTGGAATCGATGATGACGATGTTGACGCCCGCCGATATCGGCAACCCGGACGCGTGGATGGTCAAGCCGAATGTGCTGATGCTGGCCGAGGCCGCCGGCTACAAGACGTTCTGGGTCTCGAACCAGACGCGCAACGATGGCTGGATCGGGCTGCTGGCGGGTCAAGCCGATGAAAGCGACTTCATCAACTACGGCACCGGGCGCGGCGAAAACAATTTCGATGGCAACCTGTTCCAGCCGTTCGCCCATGCGCTGCGCGACGCGGCGCCGAAAAAGCTCATCGTCGTGCACTTGCTGGGCGCGCATCCCAGCTACGATATGCGCTATCCCAGCCGCTTTGCGCATTTCGACCGGGCCCACGACGCCGTCAGCGCGCAGATGGAAAACCAGGGCAGGTCAAGCTGGATACGCAACCAGCGCGACGAGTACGACAACGCCATCCGCTATGGCGATTACGTGCTGGGCACCCTGATCGGCATGGCGGAAAAGGCCAAGACCGACCACGCCGCTTCGCTGCTGTTCGTTTCCGACCATGGTCAGGAAGTGGGCTACAGCCGCAATCATGCGGGCCATTCCGCCTCGGACAAGAGCGGTTATGAAATCCCCATGCTGATCTGGAACAACCAGCAAGCGCCACAATCGGCGGCCGCGCGCGCCGCGCTGGAAAGCCGGCCATATCAGACGGACAAGCTCGATGCGACCGTGCTGGGCTTGCTGAAGATTGAAACGCGCTACTACGCGGCGCAGGACGATATCCTCAGCAGTGCCTTTACGCCCGTACGGCGCTTCATGAATGGCTTGCAGTACCAGCGCGGTGCGCCGCTGGGCCGCTGA
- a CDS encoding ferredoxin--NADP reductase: MSSMNEERVLSVHHWTDTLFSFTTTRDPSLRFSNGHFTMIGLRVDGKPLLRAYSIASANYEDHLEFFSIKVPGGPLTSRLQHLQVGDTVIVGRKPTGTLVSDYLLPGKRLYMLSTGTGLAPFLSIVRDPDIYERFDQLILVHGVRQVDELAYHDLLEEHLPKHEFLGEMVSDKLRYYPTVTREDFRNMGRITELIENGKLAEDLGVPALNPAEDRVMICGSSDMLRDLKEMLEARGFKEGNTSTPGDFVVERAFAEK, encoded by the coding sequence ATGAGTTCGATGAATGAAGAGCGCGTATTAAGCGTGCACCACTGGACGGATACCCTGTTCTCCTTTACCACTACGCGCGACCCGTCGCTGCGTTTCTCGAATGGCCACTTCACCATGATCGGCCTGCGCGTCGACGGCAAGCCCTTGCTGCGTGCCTACAGTATCGCCAGCGCCAATTACGAAGACCACCTGGAATTTTTCAGCATCAAGGTACCGGGCGGTCCCTTGACGTCGCGTTTGCAACATTTGCAAGTGGGCGACACCGTCATCGTCGGCCGCAAGCCGACGGGCACCCTGGTGTCCGACTACCTGCTGCCAGGCAAGCGCCTGTACATGCTGTCGACGGGCACCGGCCTGGCGCCTTTCCTCAGCATCGTGCGCGATCCGGACATCTATGAGCGTTTCGACCAGCTGATCCTCGTGCATGGCGTGCGCCAGGTCGATGAACTGGCTTACCACGACTTGCTGGAAGAGCATCTGCCGAAGCATGAATTCCTGGGCGAAATGGTCAGCGACAAGCTGCGCTACTACCCGACCGTGACGCGCGAAGACTTCCGCAACATGGGCCGTATCACCGAACTGATCGAGAACGGCAAGCTGGCCGAAGATCTGGGCGTGCCGGCACTCAATCCTGCCGAAGACCGCGTCATGATCTGCGGCAGCTCGGACATGCTGCGCGACCTGAAAGAAATGCTGGAAGCGCGTGGCTTCAAGGAAGGCAATACCTCGACGCCTGGCGACTTCGTTGTCGAGCGCGCGTTCGCCGAGAAGTAA
- a CDS encoding acyltransferase: MKTRNHHIDALRGAAILCVLLLHFALAYGLKNSPLNILPSWLLRAAYQGNYGVTMFFVISGYLITSTSLHRWGDLARIDLAAFYLYRIARLLPALLLALSIIVLLGVLDVPYFANSDGGKDLPASYFLIAIASVLTFWHNVLMQSAGYFNYCLNVYWSLSVEEMFYLLLPLSCRILRRRHWIMLLCGAAIVAGPVYRSLHVDNEIYFMYGYIACFDAIAIGCLTALLTQHWQAGARTGQLLRWAAGLALAALYVRGIGGHEVFGFSAIALASAAFIVGATPGQAANQTRPGPLQWLGRHSYELYLFHIIVLAAMRNVVDKTGLGYAERLPWLALFLAATALAAALVARYVSEPANAAIRQRWRRAATAAPARAGGSPGAAP; encoded by the coding sequence TTGAAAACCCGCAACCACCATATTGACGCCTTGCGCGGCGCGGCCATCCTGTGCGTGCTGCTGCTGCACTTCGCCCTCGCCTACGGCCTGAAGAACAGCCCGCTCAACATCCTGCCCTCCTGGCTGCTGCGCGCCGCCTACCAGGGCAATTACGGCGTGACCATGTTTTTCGTCATTTCCGGCTACCTGATCACCTCGACTTCGCTGCACCGCTGGGGCGACCTAGCGCGCATCGATCTGGCGGCGTTCTATCTTTACCGCATCGCCCGCCTGCTGCCAGCGCTGCTGCTGGCCCTGTCCATCATCGTGCTGCTGGGCGTGCTGGACGTGCCCTACTTTGCCAACTCGGACGGCGGCAAGGATTTGCCCGCCAGCTATTTCCTCATCGCCATCGCCTCCGTGCTGACTTTCTGGCATAACGTGCTGATGCAAAGCGCCGGCTATTTTAATTACTGCCTGAACGTGTACTGGTCCTTATCTGTCGAGGAAATGTTTTATTTGCTGCTGCCGCTGTCGTGCCGCATCCTGCGCCGGCGCCACTGGATCATGCTGCTGTGCGGCGCCGCCATCGTCGCAGGCCCCGTCTACCGCAGCCTGCACGTCGATAACGAGATTTACTTCATGTACGGCTATATTGCCTGCTTCGACGCCATCGCCATCGGTTGCCTGACGGCCCTGCTGACACAACATTGGCAAGCTGGCGCGCGTACCGGTCAACTCTTGCGCTGGGCAGCGGGCCTGGCCCTGGCGGCCTTGTACGTGCGCGGCATCGGTGGCCATGAAGTCTTCGGCTTCAGTGCGATCGCGCTGGCCAGCGCCGCCTTCATCGTGGGCGCCACGCCGGGCCAGGCGGCCAACCAGACCCGCCCCGGACCGCTGCAATGGCTGGGACGCCATAGTTATGAGCTGTACTTGTTCCATATCATCGTGCTGGCCGCCATGCGCAACGTGGTCGACAAGACGGGCCTGGGCTACGCCGAGCGCCTGCCGTGGCTGGCGCTCTTCCTGGCTGCGACGGCGCTGGCGGCCGCCCTCGTCGCCCGCTACGTGTCCGAACCGGCCAATGCCGCCATCCGTCAGCGCTGGCGGCGCGCTGCAACGGCCGCGCCTGCACGCGCGGGCGGCAGCCCTGGAGCTGCGCCCTGA
- a CDS encoding anion permease, translating to MYKTVRDMFLHFKEAVPFRLVPALICTALLVSMLLLPAPDGLTPKAWGLVAIFLTTILAIILKVMPIGVMAMMAIVIVSLSQVTSTSSKGAITDALSSFSNPLIWLIVVAILISRGLKKTGLGSRIGLLFISLLGKRTMGIGYGLAICELVLAPFTPSNTARGGGIVHPVMKSIANAFDSDPAKGTEKKVGTYLALVNYHANPITSAMFLTATAPNPLVVDFVAKASGQSFHLTWTTWALCMLLPGLVCLLVMPLIIYWLSPPELKATPDAVTYAKAELKSMGPLSPSEKVMLGTFALLLLLWANVPAMLFGPAFSLDATVVAFVGLFVLIITGTIDWDDVLSEKSAWDTLVWFGALVMMAEQLNKTGVIAWFSAGMKAAIVASGMDWLPIAAVLVLVFVFSHYFFASTTAHISAMLLAFLTVGLHLIPAEYHVPFMLMMTAGSAIMMTLTHYATGTSPIIFGSGFVTMGNWWRVGFIMCVVELLIFAVVGTTWWKVLGYW from the coding sequence ATGTATAAAACAGTGCGCGACATGTTCCTGCATTTCAAGGAAGCCGTCCCATTCCGCCTCGTTCCCGCCCTGATCTGCACGGCCTTGCTGGTGAGCATGCTATTGCTGCCGGCACCGGATGGCTTGACGCCCAAGGCCTGGGGCCTGGTGGCGATTTTCCTCACCACCATCCTGGCGATCATCCTGAAAGTCATGCCGATCGGCGTGATGGCCATGATGGCCATCGTTATCGTGTCCTTGTCGCAAGTGACGTCGACCTCATCCAAGGGCGCCATCACGGATGCGCTCAGCAGTTTTTCCAATCCCCTGATCTGGCTGATCGTCGTGGCGATCCTGATTTCGCGCGGCCTGAAAAAGACGGGGCTGGGCAGCCGTATCGGGCTGCTGTTCATCTCGCTGCTAGGCAAGCGCACCATGGGCATCGGCTATGGCCTGGCCATCTGCGAACTGGTGCTGGCGCCCTTTACGCCCAGTAACACGGCACGCGGCGGCGGCATCGTCCACCCCGTCATGAAATCGATCGCCAATGCCTTCGATTCGGACCCGGCCAAGGGCACGGAAAAGAAGGTGGGCACCTATCTTGCCCTCGTCAATTACCACGCCAACCCCATCACGTCGGCCATGTTCCTGACGGCCACGGCGCCCAATCCGCTGGTGGTCGACTTCGTGGCCAAGGCCAGCGGCCAGAGTTTCCACCTGACGTGGACCACCTGGGCGCTGTGCATGCTGCTGCCGGGCCTGGTCTGCCTGCTGGTCATGCCTTTGATCATCTACTGGCTGTCACCGCCGGAACTGAAAGCCACGCCCGACGCCGTTACCTACGCCAAGGCGGAATTGAAAAGCATGGGCCCGCTGTCGCCGTCGGAAAAAGTCATGCTGGGCACCTTCGCCTTGCTGCTCTTGCTGTGGGCTAACGTGCCCGCCATGCTGTTCGGCCCCGCGTTTTCGCTCGATGCGACGGTGGTCGCCTTTGTCGGCTTGTTCGTGCTGATCATTACCGGCACCATCGACTGGGACGACGTGCTGTCGGAGAAGAGCGCCTGGGACACCCTCGTATGGTTCGGCGCGCTGGTGATGATGGCCGAGCAATTGAACAAGACGGGCGTGATCGCCTGGTTCTCGGCTGGCATGAAGGCCGCCATCGTCGCCAGCGGCATGGACTGGCTGCCGATTGCCGCCGTCCTGGTGCTGGTGTTTGTTTTCTCGCATTACTTCTTTGCCAGCACGACGGCCCACATCAGCGCCATGCTGCTGGCCTTCCTGACGGTGGGCCTGCACCTGATCCCGGCCGAATACCACGTGCCGTTCATGCTGATGATGACGGCTGGCTCGGCCATCATGATGACCCTGACCCACTACGCCACAGGTACCTCGCCCATCATTTTCGGTAGCGGCTTCGTGACGATGGGTAACTGGTGGCGTGTCGGCTTCATCATGTGCGTGGTGGAACTGCTGATCTTTGCCGTCGTCGGTACGACGTGGTGGAAGGTGCTCGGCTACTGGTAA